Part of the Antedon mediterranea chromosome 6, ecAntMedi1.1, whole genome shotgun sequence genome, TAGAAAGCATTGTTCAACAACAGAAGACAATTTTTTGTTCATTCTATTAAAATTTAGTAACTTGCAATGGAGCCAGGTAATTATTGAATTTTCGTAtagtaattattgtattttgataTAGTAAGTATTGTATTTTTGTCTGAATTCTTCACTTTTGTCGGCTGTCAGAGCCCTAATTTGTCTATTGATGTCAAACTGCTTAACTGATACTGGAAATAAAtacgtgtaggcctacattcgaTACGTAAACTTCCTTACCAAAAAAAATCAGGCTATATagctattttgtaaaaaatCATTAGGCGCGCCTTTATAGAGTACACAAATTAGGGATGAATATTTTGACTATTGAGTAGGCATTGATGGAATATTGCTATACGTCAACCGTTTGATTATTCATTGAGTTCCTACAAGACAAACTTGACCATATTTAATTTCAGCATCAGCATTTTTTGTTCATTAGTTGGCGTCTTTCTATACCTTTAAAAGGAGAGCAACGCAGATCCGATATTACAGAAAATGGCTTGCTTGGTCGTGTATTCTCgacatctaaataaatattttattattaatacatataGACATGAATCAAAATACTGAAGTGGACTTGTACAAGGTCAAGCCGGATGATGTTGATGGTCTAACACCAAAATTCCGAACGTAAGAATTtggttatataaaacaaatttttatattttgtcttAGTCAATTAGATCTTttgaatatgtttattattatgatcGTAATTTTCTAGGAATGTATTAAAATAGTTCTAATTTATAACAATactgttaaaataattgtatttcttCATTTCATGAAAGCAGTATGGCTCTTGAAAACCAAACAAAGAAGCAGAAAAAATGGATCGAAAAAATTCAGACGAACCCCTGGaaatttgaatataatatgGAGAAAAAAGGACGAGCATTTATCTTCAACAACATAATATTTGACATGGAAGCAACCGGAATGCGAGATCGAAATGGCGCAGACAATGATGCTGACGGTCTATTTGATGCCTTCAGGAAAATTAACTTTAAAGTCAGTACCCATCTCAATTGTACTGTGGCAACAACTACTCACATCCTAGAACAAGGTTTGTATGCATCCATTTGTTGATTTATGTTATTGTATAGGTTATATTTACTTCTTCTTACTCTAACTTCTTCTTACTAATTTCAAGCTCTGGATAATTACTAactatttcattattaatattttttatttaatatatttaagttatttgtttataatttgtatatGTATCTATTAGATATATGTATTAAATTGACTGTTATTGTAGTGTACACACAATCAttgtataattaatgttaacCACCACATCCTCTCGGACGATTATACTTTTCCTCACATACCCCAGCACACGTCACCCTTACACAGCTAATGCTATTGAATAACGTTAAAGGCTCTTGTAATACGTGGTAGGCATAGGTGTCTCCATTTAAGTCTAGTATTCTATGTTGGCATTCACACACATTTTAGATTGAAGttgatttgattaaatatttcaatgaagtatatataaatatttatttccattAGGTAGTATTCATTTTAGGTtagataaaaaacaaattaaaatgtgtttccCTTAGTCAAGTGTACGTCCAACTGGTGGTGTCACAGTGATGTGCAGAGTCttgatatacagtaattgtatAGACCTACATTATTGTTAATGATAATATAGTAACTTATTatcgttttattttatttagctgCTCGAGTTGATTATTCACAATTCTCCTGTTTGGTTATTGTATTTATGAGTCATGGTGATGACGGCGTTCTCTACGCTACTGACGGCCATTTACCTATTGGAAATTTGACAGCTCCATTTAAGGGCAACGCATGTCCATCTCTTGTGGGGAAACCTAAACTGTTTTTTATACAGGTACTATTTTATCATTAtggtcaatcaatcaatttatttggaaattgcACCTTTACATCAGTGGCACACACAGGAAGTGGTGCATCCATATTGAACacaattaacataaaatgacGGATACGGATACTCCCGCGGATACTTaagctaatttaaattaaaattagtacTATATACTGTGGCAATAGTTGTCTGTCTATATAATAGTCaatgcagtaggcctaattaaaacaatttgtcCATTGGTCTTATAATAAGTACATTGAGTAAATAAGTAATATTCTTTAATATAGGCTTGTCGAGGACAACGATTTGACGAACCAGTTGAGATTGATGATGCCGAAGATGAGCCAGATTCTAGGCTCCAAGAACCACGGCAGAGAATTCCAGCAGAAGCTGATGTCCTGCTTGCATACGCCTGCCCACCAAGTAAGTATTATATCAATGtttcaatatattatataacccATTCAATTCAGTAATGTTttcttcattttgtttttctccACACAGACTATTACTCATTTAGGAGCACGGTGGACGGGGCATGGTTTATTGAAGCACtggaatttgttttaaaaacatatgTACCAGACGGACTTGACATTCACCAGATACTCACAAGAGTATCTCACCTTGTTGCCTATGAATACGAATCGAGAACCGACCGTAAAGAAACATCGGGGAAAAAACAAGTGCCATACATCGTGTCCACGCTTActaaaacaatgtatttaaaaagTTCATAAAATAGATTATAAGGAATTTATTTGTAAGGCTTAACCGGTCATTTATCAGagttataatataacattatttattttacattcaaTAAGGTTCTTAAAGACATGTTAATTGTGGTTTGAAAGCAATTTGAGATGTTTCATTTGTTTTACAATGTAGGCTAGATTTGGGCAAATCAAAAACAAAAGACAATAGACCTACCATAGGGtatataaagtaggcctatgtcatGTCACTGAGTTACAGTGTTGGTTTTTAAATGGTGACTTGACATTTTATAAGTATGGTATctattaatttacttttttttctcgATTGATTTTAAAGTCAATAATAACTATCTCCACCATACTACGATACCAAACGAAGTTCGGAAGAAGCAAGATGTTATGTTCTAAATGTTCTTACCTTAAAATACAATCTAGGCGGTAATTATAAGCTAACATAAATAGATTGTTTCTTGACGATAATTATAAACTCTTagttgaatatatttttttggacattttgttaattaaatgttaaacattAAATGTGTACATCTTGTATGTTACTTTTTGAAAACCGTTGATTATCGTTTCAAGATAAATAGTATCATCATCAGAATCCTTATGAAATCCCGAAGAAATTGAAACGGGATATTTGGTATAGCCTGATGATGAAAGTTCATCTAGTTATTGAGGCAGGCAATAGGCAGGCAAGATCttattaaattatcattaattatctatatatttattatcccttcaaaacaaaaattacaagTGCAATTTCCCGATACCTAGACGtctatattattattctcaAACTGTCTTACCTCAGTTtaatcatggagctataaaattagcTCCATGGTTTAATAATAACCCGAAACACAGCAGTTGACTCATTAGGCGCGCCATAGCTGCGACCAGGTGTTgttgtgttgttgttttatGCAGCGCATGTGTGAATCGCCAGTTCTAATTCCAGGTGGTTTAGAGGATACTGTGTAGTATTTAGCAGATTTCGAACTACTAAAGATCACGCATGTATGTACAGTGTGTTTTATTAAGCAAAAATAATAGCTAGGCTTAGAGTGTGCCAAGAAGCACgggtctaggctaggctatcGATTGTGTCAGATTCGTGTGGACGATCGGGCTACACTTGACTTTAGTCTTTGTTGTGGACGTTTTGGCCCCACTTGAGGATGTTCGGgtctctaggcctagcctaataaatTTGCAATTTACGAGaagatttattataattattagtgTGAAATTATGTTTGTTAAACTGGCCCTAGGCATTAAACATATTTGCCTATGCCATAGTATGCAATAGGCTCCTGAATCTAGGATTTGAGTGGGAGAAACGTGTAGGTTTttcagttttaaaataaatgttgtccCGTCCTGAGCACTCCTGTCATCCACCATATGCAAATGAacataaatatgcaaattagctaaACAAATTTTTCACGATATCTCCTAAACGAATAGCCCATTTGTTACAATTTTTTGTGGCAAATCCTATGTTTTTATACCTactattactaaataattatgATGGACTCATTTAAAGCATTTCCAGTGAAAATCAGGTGAAAACGCAATTTAAGTCATGCGTGAGTGATTTTTGTCCAAAAATTCACTTTTTTTCTTACAATTTAGGTTCTAGATAGCAGGGTTTATTTTGGGAGTGGCAATGCTATTTTTACCTACTCTCTCAGCCTATCAATAGTAGAGACTGAGGAATGTAGATCTTTGGAAAAATTTTACTCAAAAAATACCActtaatcatggaggtataaaaatagtataccTCCATGACTtaatcatattaaaaaaaaaaaatattgttgtcAAAAATAAGCTTGAGCCACCTCGGTTATGCAGTCCCTGGAATTATTGATCGCTGGCTTCTTGATAAGATTTAAGATCTGTTTTATACCAcgacaattaaatttaattttgcgattattttaaaagtgaaaGGCTACCCCATGAGAGCTTTCATTAGGATACCTAAAAATAATGTTCTACAATAAAATGAAGAAAgtagtatacaaatatttataatttaacacGCATTCTTTCGTTGTATCAGTGTAACAATACAGTACGTAAAATGCGTGACGTGACAACAAAAGATGCCGTCTAAATGTGCCCCTGTTTTTCTGAAAATTCGTTTAAGGTTTATCAACTACTTGCTCTATCTATTTGAAATTgctgaaaattaaatattttaaactttgttTTCTTACagagtacatacagtacaatcaGAGAAAGTTTAGAATATCATTGTATATGATGATAAGGTCttgttcatcacatttaattcTACCAAGGttctttttgtttaaaaacaatatttctaaATATGGAATAAAAGCTGCAAACATTTCTAGTCTTGTATCACAACATTCAATTGTATGCATCAGAAATGAATTTAAGCATACAAAACATTTATGCATATCAAATAGTTACATGGTTAAAAGGAGCAATTCATCAGAGGCTTCAAAAAGTGTATACGAACATATTTTATCTTCCAAACCAATTCATTTTGCTCAGAGTGTGTTAGAGTATGGGCATACAATCACAGGGCTTCCATGGTGGGCCAGTATTGCTGTGACAACAGTTGCGTTAAGAGCGTTGCTCACATTACCGCTTGCAATATATTCTCAAAAAATTCAAGTAAGGATAGAAAACTTGCATCCGGAGATTTTACACAATGCAAGGGTAATGTTCCAGCAGAGGTTTGCTTCACAAGCTACACAAGAAAAGTGGAATGAAGCAAAGATGAAGAAGGTCATAACTAAGATGGTAAGGTAATCAAATTAGATCACATTAATGTTGAGTTTATACAAAGTAAAGCTTACATCTTATCTTGTACTGtgtattcatttaaaagcaacaTCAAAATATCGGATTGTctaatacaatttattgtttctAAACATATGCTGCATGACTAGAATAAGCATATTCGatactatactgtacattgaaAAACCGGTTcccgtcagatcaccgaagttaagcaacgttgggcctggttagagcttggatgggagactatcccattaggcatttgaaatcagcactgctgactcttatggcattGGCatcccctgcatctagtatctgcctcaaaTGTATTGGCTTATGCCTCTCCTCTGGTTAAGGTGGGCACttgacgagagaagcccttcgTCAATGTTGGGACCAACCAGAGGTGTTTTAAAACAGTCATGGCTTAGtcatcattcagatgaatgtaaGACTAACTGACATTGTCGATTACGACAGAAGTCGGCCATTATACTATACATTCAGTAATGTTCACATTAAGTTTCTATTGATTATTTGGGGGATGGGAGGGGAAAGCTGTTTGAGAGATTTTACACTCACATGGACCAATCTTAATGCATTTGATGCCTGTTTATTACTGCAAAAGTTTCTTTCTTAAATCATTTGATGTTTATTAAATCTTCAGATGAAGAATTCAGCAAAGCAGATATATGTTAGAGATAACTGTCATCCAGCTAAGGCTAGCATTATGATCTTAACTCAAATACCTCTGTGGATATCTGTCTCACTATCACTCAGAAACATGACAGGAGCTATTTCATCCAACTTTTATTTAggtaaagataaaaaaaatgtgttacagtattattaagaaaggcatagatttaatatataatactgtacttaaaatgGATGTTGTATGGttgaacaatttaaacaaatatataataggCATGTACATACCATAAACAAGAAATAAGGGATACCCAGAT contains:
- the LOC140052121 gene encoding caspase-7-like isoform X1, which codes for MEPDMNQNTEVDLYKVKPDDVDGLTPKFRTMALENQTKKQKKWIEKIQTNPWKFEYNMEKKGRAFIFNNIIFDMEATGMRDRNGADNDADGLFDAFRKINFKVSTHLNCTVATTTHILEQAARVDYSQFSCLVIVFMSHGDDGVLYATDGHLPIGNLTAPFKGNACPSLVGKPKLFFIQACRGQRFDEPVEIDDAEDEPDSRLQEPRQRIPAEADVLLAYACPPNYYSFRSTVDGAWFIEALEFVLKTYVPDGLDIHQILTRVSHLVAYEYESRTDRKETSGKKQVPYIVSTLTKTMYLKSS
- the LOC140052121 gene encoding caspase-7-like isoform X2, translated to MNQNTEVDLYKVKPDDVDGLTPKFRTMALENQTKKQKKWIEKIQTNPWKFEYNMEKKGRAFIFNNIIFDMEATGMRDRNGADNDADGLFDAFRKINFKVSTHLNCTVATTTHILEQAARVDYSQFSCLVIVFMSHGDDGVLYATDGHLPIGNLTAPFKGNACPSLVGKPKLFFIQACRGQRFDEPVEIDDAEDEPDSRLQEPRQRIPAEADVLLAYACPPNYYSFRSTVDGAWFIEALEFVLKTYVPDGLDIHQILTRVSHLVAYEYESRTDRKETSGKKQVPYIVSTLTKTMYLKSS
- the LOC140051282 gene encoding cytochrome c oxidase assembly protein COX18, mitochondrial-like isoform X1; this encodes MMIRSCSSHLILPRFFLFKNNISKYGIKAANISSLVSQHSIVCIRNEFKHTKHLCISNSYMVKRSNSSEASKSVYEHILSSKPIHFAQSVLEYGHTITGLPWWASIAVTTVALRALLTLPLAIYSQKIQVRIENLHPEILHNARVMFQQRFASQATQEKWNEAKMKKVITKMMKNSAKQIYVRDNCHPAKASIMILTQIPLWISVSLSLRNMTGAISSNFYLDPNCVVPTLSDGGTLWFTNLVLPDPLYILPLAVGLLNLINIELQTLNVREGSKFPKLVTNMLRGLSIIIIPIAAYMPSAITLYWMTSASYSVAQNLFLKLPKVRLALNLVPKSTMNDGQIKNIRTLIKDKYSSSKTNKVK